From the genome of Paraburkholderia aromaticivorans, one region includes:
- the purL gene encoding phosphoribosylformylglycinamidine synthase produces the protein MAHFSCFPGASALSDFRQTRLLETLTRIDPNITGVRGQYLHFVNAQTPLSAEDNAKIEALMHYGDPLEETRERGTAETFLVVPRFGTVSPWASKATDIAHLCGLTQVRRIERGVEYTVTLKSGLLGGKKALSDEARAAVAAALHDRMTESVSPSREHALHLFDELPAKPLQTVDVLGHGRGALVAANTELGLALADDEIDYLVDAFTKLGRNPTDVELMMFAQANSEHCRHKIFNAEWTIDGEKQDISLFNMIRNTEKLNPQGTIVAYSDNSAIMAGGVAERWFPRTPAEPGAMPEQYRRSTELTHTLMKVETHNHPTAISPFPGAATGAGGEIRDEGATGRGARPKAGLAGFTVSNLELPDGVETWENARDAAQPLAHRNPDDKHEAYGRPDRIASPLQIMIDGPLGGAAFNNEFGRPNLGGYFRAYEQNVAGLVRGYHKPIMIAGGIGNISDQHTHKHDLPEGSLLIQIGGPGMRIGMGGGAASSMATGTNTAELDFDSVQRGNPEIERRAQEVINACWQLGEKNPILSIHDVGAGGLSNAFPEVVDGAGKGACFDLRKIQLEESGLSPREIWSNEAQERYVLAIAPADLPAFEAMCQRERCPFAVIGTATAERQLKLIDSEQHDAAAHQPVDMPMEVLLGKAPRMHRDVKRVEQKLEPVDVTGLALPEVAASVLRHPTVASKSFLITIGDRSVGGTTARDQMVGPWQVPVADVAITTMDYAGFRGEAMTMAERTPLAVIDAPASGRMAVGEAVTNIAAAPIASLDKLKLSANWMAACGAAGEDAALYDTVKAIGMELCPALGISIPVGKDSLSMRTKWEDRGVAKEVVAPVSLIISAFAPVEDVRRHLTPQLRRASEVGESVLIAIDLGRGKHRLGGSILAQVTQQVGDTVPDVDDPEDLKRFFAAIQALNQDGKLLAYHDRSDGGLWATVCEMAFAGHVGVSLNVDMLVLDPTHESDYGDAKDWAKQTSGRREDRTIRALFNEELGAVVQVRASERDAVLVALREHGLSACSHVIGKLNERDTIEIYRDAKKIYEAPRTELHRTWSEVSWRISRLRDNPACADAEYETLSDAADPGITPVLSFDPTEDVAAPFIGKSARPRVAILREQGVNSHLETAYAFDRAGFDAHDVHMSDLLAGRANLADFAGAVACGGFSYGDTLGAGEGWAKAIRFNAQLADMFAAFFGRPDTFALGICNGCQMMSSLASMIPGAEAWPKFTRNKSEKFEARFSLVEVQASPSIFFNGMEGSRIPVAVAHGEGYADFSQQGDASKVAVAMRYVDHRGQATEQYPFNPNGSPNGITSVTTPDGRFTVLMPHTERVHRAVQMSWHPEGWGEGGTDASPWMRVFQNARRWLG, from the coding sequence ATGGCCCACTTCTCGTGTTTCCCCGGTGCTTCGGCCCTTTCCGATTTCCGTCAAACCCGCCTGCTCGAAACGCTTACGCGCATCGATCCGAACATTACCGGCGTGCGCGGACAATATCTGCACTTCGTCAACGCCCAGACGCCGCTCTCCGCGGAAGACAACGCGAAGATCGAAGCGCTGATGCACTACGGCGATCCGCTCGAAGAAACCAGAGAGCGCGGCACGGCCGAGACCTTCCTCGTGGTGCCGCGGTTCGGCACGGTGTCGCCGTGGGCCAGCAAGGCAACGGATATCGCGCATCTGTGCGGCCTCACGCAGGTGCGCCGCATCGAGCGCGGCGTCGAGTACACGGTCACGCTGAAAAGCGGCCTGCTGGGCGGCAAGAAGGCGCTCTCCGACGAAGCCCGCGCGGCCGTCGCGGCGGCCCTGCACGACCGCATGACCGAAAGCGTGTCGCCCTCGCGCGAGCACGCGCTGCATCTGTTCGACGAACTGCCGGCCAAGCCGCTGCAAACCGTCGACGTGCTCGGCCATGGCCGCGGCGCGCTGGTGGCGGCGAACACGGAGCTGGGCCTCGCGCTCGCCGACGACGAAATCGACTACCTGGTCGACGCGTTCACGAAGCTCGGCCGCAACCCGACCGACGTCGAACTGATGATGTTCGCGCAGGCCAACAGCGAACACTGCCGCCACAAGATTTTCAATGCCGAGTGGACCATCGACGGCGAGAAGCAGGACATCTCGCTGTTCAACATGATCCGCAACACCGAGAAGCTCAATCCGCAAGGCACGATCGTCGCCTATTCGGATAACTCGGCGATCATGGCGGGCGGCGTGGCCGAGCGCTGGTTCCCGCGCACGCCGGCCGAGCCCGGCGCGATGCCGGAACAGTACCGCCGCAGCACCGAACTCACCCACACCTTGATGAAGGTGGAGACGCACAACCACCCGACCGCGATCTCGCCGTTCCCGGGCGCCGCGACCGGCGCGGGCGGCGAAATCCGCGACGAAGGCGCGACCGGCCGCGGCGCGCGTCCCAAGGCGGGTCTGGCGGGCTTCACGGTGTCGAATCTGGAACTGCCGGACGGCGTCGAGACGTGGGAAAACGCGCGCGACGCCGCACAGCCGCTCGCGCACCGCAATCCGGACGACAAGCACGAGGCGTACGGCCGGCCCGACCGCATCGCTTCGCCGCTGCAGATCATGATCGACGGCCCGCTCGGCGGCGCCGCGTTCAACAACGAATTCGGCCGGCCCAATCTGGGCGGCTATTTCCGCGCTTACGAGCAGAACGTCGCGGGGCTGGTGCGCGGCTATCACAAGCCGATCATGATCGCCGGCGGGATCGGCAATATCTCGGACCAGCACACGCACAAGCACGATCTGCCGGAAGGCTCGCTGCTGATCCAGATCGGCGGTCCGGGCATGCGCATCGGCATGGGCGGCGGCGCGGCGAGCTCGATGGCCACGGGCACCAATACCGCTGAGCTCGATTTCGACTCCGTGCAGCGCGGCAACCCGGAAATCGAGCGCCGTGCGCAGGAAGTCATCAATGCGTGCTGGCAGCTCGGCGAGAAGAACCCGATTCTGAGCATTCACGACGTCGGCGCGGGCGGCCTTTCGAACGCCTTCCCGGAAGTGGTCGACGGCGCCGGCAAGGGCGCGTGCTTCGACCTGCGCAAGATCCAGCTGGAAGAGAGCGGTTTGTCGCCGCGCGAAATCTGGTCGAACGAGGCGCAAGAGCGCTACGTGCTGGCCATCGCGCCGGCCGACCTGCCGGCCTTCGAAGCCATGTGCCAGCGCGAGCGCTGCCCGTTTGCCGTGATCGGCACGGCCACCGCCGAGCGCCAGCTCAAGCTGATCGACTCCGAACAGCATGACGCCGCCGCGCACCAGCCGGTCGACATGCCGATGGAAGTGCTGCTCGGCAAGGCGCCGCGCATGCATCGCGACGTCAAGCGCGTCGAGCAGAAGCTCGAACCGGTGGATGTCACCGGCCTCGCGTTGCCGGAGGTGGCGGCGAGCGTGCTGCGTCACCCCACGGTGGCGAGCAAGTCGTTCCTGATCACGATCGGCGACCGCTCGGTGGGCGGCACGACCGCGCGTGACCAGATGGTCGGCCCGTGGCAAGTGCCGGTGGCCGACGTCGCGATCACCACCATGGACTACGCGGGCTTTCGCGGCGAAGCCATGACCATGGCCGAGCGCACGCCGCTCGCCGTGATCGACGCGCCGGCGTCGGGCCGCATGGCGGTCGGCGAGGCGGTGACCAATATCGCGGCGGCGCCGATCGCGTCGCTCGACAAGCTCAAGCTGTCGGCAAACTGGATGGCCGCGTGCGGCGCAGCGGGCGAAGACGCCGCGCTGTACGACACGGTCAAGGCGATCGGTATGGAACTGTGTCCGGCGCTCGGCATCAGCATTCCGGTCGGCAAGGATTCGCTGTCCATGCGCACCAAGTGGGAAGACCGCGGCGTGGCGAAGGAAGTGGTCGCGCCGGTCTCGCTGATCATCTCGGCGTTCGCGCCGGTCGAAGACGTGCGCCGTCACCTCACGCCGCAACTGCGCCGCGCGAGCGAGGTGGGCGAGTCGGTGCTGATCGCGATCGACCTCGGCCGCGGCAAGCATCGTCTGGGCGGCAGTATTCTCGCGCAGGTCACGCAGCAGGTCGGCGACACGGTGCCGGACGTGGACGATCCGGAAGATCTGAAGCGTTTCTTCGCCGCGATCCAGGCGCTGAACCAGGACGGCAAGCTGCTCGCCTATCACGACCGTTCGGACGGCGGCCTGTGGGCGACCGTGTGCGAAATGGCGTTCGCGGGCCACGTCGGCGTGTCGCTGAACGTCGACATGCTGGTGCTCGATCCGACCCATGAATCCGATTACGGCGACGCCAAAGACTGGGCGAAACAGACCAGCGGGCGCCGTGAAGACCGCACGATCCGCGCGCTCTTCAACGAAGAACTCGGTGCGGTGGTTCAGGTGCGCGCGTCCGAGCGCGACGCCGTGTTGGTCGCGTTGCGCGAGCATGGGCTGTCGGCGTGCTCGCATGTGATCGGCAAGCTCAACGAGCGCGACACCATCGAAATCTATCGCGACGCGAAGAAGATTTACGAAGCGCCGCGCACCGAACTGCATCGCACGTGGAGTGAAGTGAGCTGGCGCATTTCGCGTCTGCGTGACAACCCGGCTTGCGCCGACGCCGAATACGAAACGCTCTCCGACGCGGCCGATCCGGGCATTACGCCGGTGTTGAGCTTCGATCCCACGGAAGACGTCGCCGCGCCGTTCATTGGCAAGAGCGCGCGTCCGCGTGTGGCGATCCTGCGCGAGCAGGGCGTCAACTCCCACCTCGAAACGGCGTACGCATTCGACCGCGCCGGCTTCGACGCGCACGACGTGCACATGAGCGACCTGCTGGCGGGCCGTGCCAATCTGGCGGATTTCGCCGGCGCGGTGGCGTGCGGCGGGTTCTCCTACGGCGACACGCTGGGCGCCGGTGAAGGCTGGGCGAAGGCGATCCGCTTCAACGCGCAACTGGCCGACATGTTCGCCGCGTTTTTCGGCCGCCCGGACACGTTCGCGCTCGGCATCTGCAACGGCTGCCAGATGATGAGCAGCCTCGCCTCGATGATTCCGGGTGCCGAAGCCTGGCCGAAGTTCACGCGCAACAAGTCGGAGAAGTTCGAAGCGCGCTTCTCGCTGGTCGAAGTGCAGGCTTCGCCGTCGATCTTCTTCAACGGCATGGAAGGCTCGCGCATTCCGGTGGCGGTCGCCCACGGCGAAGGCTACGCGGACTTCTCGCAGCAAGGCGATGCGTCGAAGGTCGCGGTGGCCATGCGTTATGTCGATCATCGTGGTCAGGCGACCGAGCAGTATCCGTTCAACCCGAACGGTTCGCCGAACGGCATCACGTCGGTGACGACGCCGGACGGCCGCTTCACCGTGCTGATGCCGCACACCGAGCGCGTGCATCGCGCGGTGCAGATGAGCTGGCATCCGGAAGGCTGGGGCGAGGGCGGCACGGACGCAAGCCCGTGGATGCGCGTGTTCCAGAACGCGCGCCGCTGGCTGGGTTGA
- a CDS encoding FAD-dependent oxidoreductase: MDVIVIGGGIAGVATAYQLRAAGHRVCVVERHATVAQGATYGHGGTVLPTPLDVWFGPTFMASRQNAKNGVVNKTGFNGPARQFVKQLAELQDPNVFGHQYGLLRPLIELSRDTMADMEARFGLEFEQTSGVLYLVRSEQEWQHKRPALGLLRLFEVPHHELTPEQCAAFEHSVRTEPEFAGGVLFDQERTANCPLFTKLIKQTLDTQGDVQFMLGCEVSSIRLEGQRAAVELAPRPGAASRSREVDVIHADAVVVAAGHGSLPLLERLGLRLPLHPLRLHTLVAPIAHEECAPHVAIVDAVKRITISRMNHRLRIAGGAVLQSAGQIDKPLGEAVTKEALALLGQATHDWIPGAARISAALPWEGAKLLSPDGLPVIGNALHPRLFVNLGHGPAGWGLACGSGKLVADLISGGTPDVPADSLAALRPDRFH; this comes from the coding sequence ATGGATGTCATCGTCATTGGCGGCGGGATCGCGGGCGTCGCCACCGCTTATCAACTGCGCGCGGCCGGCCACCGGGTATGCGTCGTCGAGCGCCACGCCACCGTCGCGCAGGGCGCGACCTATGGACACGGCGGCACCGTCCTGCCGACCCCGCTGGACGTCTGGTTCGGCCCGACTTTCATGGCGAGCCGTCAAAACGCCAAAAACGGCGTCGTCAACAAAACCGGTTTCAACGGGCCGGCCCGCCAGTTCGTCAAACAGCTCGCCGAACTGCAGGATCCCAACGTTTTCGGCCATCAATACGGACTGCTGCGACCCTTGATCGAGCTGTCGCGCGACACCATGGCGGACATGGAGGCGCGCTTCGGCCTCGAATTCGAACAGACCAGCGGCGTGCTCTATCTGGTCCGTTCCGAACAGGAGTGGCAGCACAAGCGCCCGGCCCTCGGCCTGCTGCGGCTCTTCGAGGTGCCGCACCACGAGCTGACACCCGAACAATGCGCGGCGTTCGAGCATTCCGTGCGCACCGAGCCGGAATTCGCCGGCGGCGTGCTGTTCGACCAGGAGCGCACGGCCAACTGCCCGCTGTTCACGAAACTGATCAAGCAGACGCTGGATACTCAGGGCGACGTCCAGTTCATGCTGGGCTGCGAAGTCTCCTCGATCCGCCTGGAAGGCCAGCGCGCCGCGGTGGAGCTGGCGCCGCGGCCGGGCGCCGCATCCCGCTCGCGAGAAGTGGACGTGATCCACGCCGACGCGGTGGTCGTGGCCGCCGGCCACGGCAGCCTGCCGCTGCTCGAGCGCCTCGGCTTGCGGCTGCCGCTGCATCCGCTGCGCCTGCACACGCTGGTCGCACCCATCGCGCATGAGGAATGCGCGCCCCACGTCGCCATCGTGGATGCGGTGAAGCGGATCACGATCAGCCGGATGAACCACCGCCTGCGGATCGCGGGCGGCGCCGTGTTGCAAAGCGCCGGCCAGATCGACAAGCCGTTGGGCGAAGCGGTCACGAAAGAAGCCCTCGCGCTGCTCGGCCAGGCCACGCACGACTGGATTCCGGGCGCCGCGCGGATCTCGGCGGCGTTGCCGTGGGAAGGCGCCAAACTGCTGTCGCCGGACGGCTTGCCGGTGATCGGCAATGCGCTGCATCCCCGCCTATTCGTCAATCTCGGTCATGGCCCGGCGGGCTGGGGCCTCGCCTGCGGGTCGGGCAAACTGGTTGCCGACCTGATTTCGGGCGGCACGCCGGACGTCCCGGCGGACTCGCTGGCCGCGTTGCGGCCGGATCGCTTCCATTGA
- a CDS encoding NAD(P)H-hydrate dehydratase, whose amino-acid sequence MTEANPTPPTLISPHNRALPLLTLTDLRIAESQAATALPKHTLMSRAGKSAASFLLERITRDTSIGKARQKVWLIAGPGNNGGDALILATQLHEAGIAVELCMPVEVKPDDARWALDTARAAGVAISAAAPASLDGYTWLVDGMFGIGLTRALEGVFADVARQLSQRAKARPRKGGVLALDVPSGLDSDTGTVVGNGDGAAVHATHTITFIGAKPGLFTAQGRDLAGAVTVAPIGVDTSARTAVQLNAPELFAAFLPPRDFATNKGSFGSLAVVGGETGMCGAPILAARAALYTGAGKVHVALLGEGAPPYDPPHPELMLHATDDLPLDQMDALAVGCGMGHRERAKRVMHDVLRLDVPKLFDADALNLIAKDPALAAEVTARGVQGDPCVLTPHPLEAARLLGTDAPGVQRDRLTAARALAARFASVVVLKGTGSIVAAPDGRLAINPTGSAALATGGTGDVLGGIIGALLAQHLPRYEAALAGVYLHGLAADTLSAQGHGPAGLTAGELAPMVRTLLNRLFYPATES is encoded by the coding sequence ATGACAGAAGCGAACCCCACGCCGCCGACGCTGATCAGCCCGCACAATCGCGCCTTGCCGTTACTGACGCTGACCGATCTGCGGATCGCCGAATCCCAGGCGGCGACCGCGTTGCCGAAGCACACGCTGATGTCGCGCGCCGGCAAATCCGCCGCGAGCTTCCTGCTGGAACGGATCACCCGCGACACTTCGATCGGCAAAGCCAGACAGAAGGTGTGGCTCATCGCCGGGCCGGGCAATAACGGCGGCGACGCGCTGATTCTCGCGACCCAACTGCACGAAGCCGGCATTGCCGTCGAACTGTGCATGCCGGTCGAAGTGAAACCGGACGATGCGCGCTGGGCCCTCGACACGGCCCGCGCGGCGGGCGTCGCGATCAGCGCCGCGGCGCCCGCGTCGTTGGACGGCTATACCTGGCTCGTGGACGGCATGTTCGGCATCGGCCTGACGCGTGCGCTCGAAGGCGTCTTCGCGGACGTGGCCCGGCAGCTCTCGCAACGCGCGAAGGCACGGCCCCGCAAAGGCGGCGTGCTGGCGCTCGACGTGCCGAGCGGGCTCGACAGCGACACCGGCACGGTCGTGGGCAATGGCGACGGCGCCGCCGTTCACGCCACCCACACGATCACCTTCATCGGCGCCAAGCCGGGGCTCTTTACCGCGCAAGGCCGCGACCTCGCGGGCGCCGTCACCGTCGCGCCGATCGGCGTGGACACCAGTGCCCGCACGGCCGTGCAGCTGAACGCGCCCGAACTCTTCGCCGCCTTTTTGCCGCCGCGCGATTTCGCGACCAACAAGGGCAGCTTCGGCAGCCTCGCGGTGGTGGGCGGCGAGACCGGCATGTGCGGCGCGCCGATTCTCGCTGCGCGCGCGGCGCTCTACACCGGCGCGGGCAAGGTGCATGTCGCGCTCCTGGGCGAAGGCGCCCCGCCCTACGATCCGCCGCATCCCGAGCTCATGCTGCATGCGACCGACGATCTGCCGCTCGACCAGATGGACGCGCTCGCGGTCGGCTGCGGCATGGGTCATCGCGAACGCGCCAAACGCGTCATGCACGACGTGCTGCGCCTCGACGTGCCCAAGCTGTTCGACGCGGACGCGCTGAACCTGATCGCGAAAGACCCCGCGCTCGCCGCCGAAGTCACCGCGCGCGGCGTGCAAGGCGATCCGTGCGTCCTCACGCCGCACCCGCTCGAAGCCGCACGCCTGCTCGGCACCGACGCGCCCGGCGTGCAACGCGATCGCCTCACCGCGGCACGCGCGCTCGCCGCGCGCTTTGCCAGCGTGGTGGTCCTCAAAGGCACCGGCAGCATCGTCGCGGCCCCGGACGGCCGCCTCGCGATCAATCCGACCGGCAGCGCCGCGCTCGCGACAGGCGGCACCGGCGACGTGCTCGGCGGCATCATCGGCGCGTTGCTCGCGCAACATCTGCCGCGCTACGAAGCGGCGCTCGCGGGCGTCTATCTGCACGGCCTCGCCGCCGATACGCTGAGCGCTCAAGGCCACGGTCCCGCCGGCCTGACCGCGGGCGAACTGGCGCCGATGGTGCGCACGTTGCTGAACCGTTTGTTCTATCCGGCGACGGAGTCCTGA
- the pgi gene encoding glucose-6-phosphate isomerase, translating into MTQNSLPSWSSLQTHYDKIRDAHLRDWFAPENDPAPTRAERFAFAGGGLAADFSKNRITDETLKLLVQLAREAGVEKRRDAMFAGEVVNPTEGRAALHTALRATDPKAPFYAQVQAERARMAAFADQVRNGEWKGYTGKRIRYVVNIGIGGSDLGPKMVVHALHHLATPEITTHFVSNVDGADLYNVMQQIDPEETLAIIVSKTFTTLETMTNARSLRDWFIEKGCPENALAKHFVGVSANPSEVVKFGIAKENVFEMWDWVGGRYSLWSAVGLSIMIAIGAQQFGELLAGANEMDQHFRDAPLEKNLPVLLGMIGIWYRNFFGSQSYLVAPYSEALHFLPSYLQQLEMESNGKSARLDGAMVDYPTAAVTWGEPGTNGQHAFFQMLHQGPTIVPIDFIAVLTPEHPLVSHHPKLLANCFAQSEALMLGRTLEEAKKVAGADKPELAPHLVFPGNRPTSTLLVDALTARSLGALIALYEHKVLVQASVWDINPFDQWGVELGKILGKVVEADLTAPSVDEKKHDSSTSALIARARAALKK; encoded by the coding sequence ATGACCCAGAACTCGCTCCCCTCCTGGTCCTCGCTGCAAACGCATTACGACAAGATTCGCGATGCGCACCTGCGCGACTGGTTCGCCCCCGAGAACGATCCCGCCCCTACCCGCGCTGAGCGCTTCGCGTTCGCGGGCGGCGGTCTCGCGGCCGATTTCTCGAAGAACCGCATCACCGACGAGACGCTGAAACTGCTCGTGCAACTCGCGCGCGAAGCAGGCGTCGAAAAACGCCGCGACGCCATGTTCGCGGGCGAAGTCGTCAACCCGACGGAAGGCCGCGCCGCGTTGCACACGGCACTGCGCGCCACCGATCCGAAGGCCCCGTTCTACGCTCAGGTGCAGGCCGAGCGCGCCAGAATGGCGGCGTTCGCCGACCAGGTGCGCAACGGCGAGTGGAAAGGCTATACCGGCAAGCGGATCCGCTACGTGGTGAACATCGGCATCGGCGGCTCGGATCTCGGGCCGAAGATGGTCGTGCATGCGCTGCATCATCTGGCCACGCCCGAGATCACCACGCACTTCGTATCGAACGTGGACGGCGCCGATCTGTACAACGTGATGCAGCAAATCGATCCCGAAGAAACGCTCGCGATCATCGTCTCCAAGACTTTCACCACGCTCGAGACCATGACCAACGCGCGCTCGCTGCGCGACTGGTTCATCGAGAAGGGCTGCCCGGAGAACGCGCTGGCGAAACACTTCGTCGGCGTGTCGGCCAATCCGTCGGAAGTGGTCAAATTCGGCATCGCGAAAGAGAACGTCTTCGAGATGTGGGACTGGGTCGGCGGGCGCTATTCGCTGTGGTCGGCGGTGGGTCTGTCGATCATGATCGCGATCGGAGCGCAGCAGTTCGGCGAACTGCTCGCCGGCGCCAACGAAATGGACCAGCATTTCCGCGACGCGCCGCTCGAAAAGAATCTGCCGGTGCTGCTCGGCATGATCGGCATCTGGTATCGCAACTTCTTCGGCTCGCAAAGCTATCTGGTCGCTCCGTATTCCGAAGCGCTGCATTTCCTGCCCTCGTACCTGCAACAACTCGAAATGGAGAGCAACGGCAAGTCCGCGCGGCTCGACGGCGCGATGGTGGACTACCCGACCGCCGCGGTAACGTGGGGCGAACCGGGCACGAACGGTCAGCATGCGTTCTTCCAGATGCTGCATCAGGGTCCCACGATCGTGCCGATCGACTTCATCGCCGTGTTGACGCCCGAGCACCCGCTCGTCAGCCATCATCCGAAGCTGCTCGCCAACTGCTTTGCGCAGAGTGAAGCGCTGATGCTCGGCCGCACGCTCGAGGAAGCGAAGAAAGTGGCCGGCGCGGACAAGCCGGAACTCGCGCCGCACCTGGTGTTTCCCGGGAACCGGCCGACCAGCACGCTGCTGGTCGACGCGCTCACCGCGCGCTCGCTCGGCGCATTGATCGCGCTGTACGAACACAAGGTGCTGGTGCAAGCGTCGGTGTGGGACATCAATCCGTTCGATCAGTGGGGCGTCGAGTTGGGCAAGATCCTCGGCAAGGTCGTCGAGGCGGATCTGACGGCGCCGAGCGTCGATGAAAAGAAGCACGACTCGTCGACATCCGCATTGATCGCGCGGGCACGCGCGGCGTTGAAGAAGTGA
- a CDS encoding ABC transporter ATP-binding protein, translating to MLNKTDPVIEVRGLCKKVKDATGELTILDDIDLAIAAGSSVAIVGASGSGKSTLLGLLAGLDSASSGSVRLLGRELGELNEDERAALRSGSVGFVFQSFQLMPHLTALENVTLPLELQGGISTREAATRARGLLEQVGLGKRTGHYPKLLSGGEQQRVALARAFVTHPAILFADEPTGSLDAATGHAVIDLMFEMNRANGATLILVTHDIELARRCDTTVTIEAGRLV from the coding sequence ATGCTAAACAAAACTGATCCAGTCATTGAAGTGCGGGGTTTGTGCAAGAAGGTTAAGGATGCAACGGGCGAACTGACGATTCTCGACGACATCGATCTTGCTATCGCTGCCGGCAGCAGTGTGGCGATCGTCGGTGCATCCGGATCGGGCAAGTCTACGCTGCTGGGCTTGCTCGCAGGATTGGACAGCGCGAGTTCGGGCTCGGTTCGGCTGCTCGGCCGCGAACTCGGAGAACTGAACGAAGACGAGCGCGCCGCATTGCGTAGCGGCTCAGTCGGTTTCGTGTTCCAGTCGTTTCAACTCATGCCGCATCTGACGGCGCTCGAAAACGTCACCTTGCCGCTGGAACTGCAAGGCGGCATCAGCACCCGCGAAGCTGCAACGCGCGCGCGCGGCTTGCTGGAGCAGGTGGGACTCGGCAAGCGTACCGGTCATTATCCGAAGCTGCTTTCGGGGGGCGAGCAGCAACGTGTGGCGCTCGCGCGTGCGTTCGTCACGCATCCGGCCATCCTCTTCGCCGACGAGCCGACCGGCAGTCTCGACGCCGCCACCGGTCACGCGGTGATCGATCTGATGTTCGAGATGAACCGCGCGAACGGCGCCACACTGATTCTCGTCACGCATGACATCGAACTGGCGCGCCGCTGCGATACGACGGTGACGATCGAGGCGGGGCGTCTCGTGTAG
- a CDS encoding arylesterase codes for MVKRRLKVRATTSRATVLTTACGCAVVAASLFSASFAARAANAPEPARPVIVVLGDSISAEYGLPRDTGWVALMRQRLTDERIDYSVANASISGDTTSGGRARLPALMQRLKPSIVIVELGANDALRGVPLSTTEDNLRTIIEQAQQGHAKVVLVGMYVPPNYGPDYTQKFHGLYGELARQLRVPLVPFLLAGIADKPDMFQADQIHPTQQAQPVLLNNVWPAVKPLLRTSSPR; via the coding sequence ATGGTGAAGCGTAGGTTGAAAGTGCGTGCCACGACGTCTCGCGCCACGGTGCTGACAACGGCATGCGGCTGCGCCGTTGTGGCCGCCAGTCTGTTTTCAGCGAGCTTCGCGGCCCGTGCCGCCAACGCGCCCGAACCGGCCAGGCCGGTGATCGTCGTGCTAGGCGACAGCATCTCCGCCGAATACGGCCTGCCCCGCGACACGGGCTGGGTGGCGTTGATGCGCCAGCGTCTCACCGACGAGCGAATCGATTATAGCGTTGCCAATGCGAGCATCAGCGGCGACACCACGAGCGGTGGCCGGGCCCGCCTGCCGGCGCTCATGCAACGCCTGAAGCCGAGCATCGTAATCGTCGAACTCGGCGCCAACGACGCATTGCGCGGCGTGCCGCTCTCCACCACCGAAGACAACCTGCGCACGATTATCGAACAGGCTCAGCAAGGTCACGCGAAGGTCGTCCTCGTGGGCATGTATGTGCCGCCTAATTACGGCCCCGACTACACGCAAAAGTTCCATGGCCTGTACGGCGAGTTGGCGAGGCAACTGCGTGTGCCGCTCGTGCCGTTCCTGCTCGCCGGCATCGCCGACAAGCCGGACATGTTCCAGGCGGACCAGATTCATCCCACGCAGCAGGCACAGCCAGTGCTACTGAACAACGTGTGGCCCGCAGTCAAGCCACTCCTTCGCACAAGTTCGCCGCGCTGA